In Puntigrus tetrazona isolate hp1 chromosome 7, ASM1883169v1, whole genome shotgun sequence, the following are encoded in one genomic region:
- the slc22a18 gene encoding solute carrier family 22 member 18 isoform X1 produces the protein MEPAAKQKVIYITYLIAALDITWLFLQFSITPYLARRLGFDTIWFGYLQTTVGVIQLLGGPVYGRFADVFGARAALSVSCLASVVYFLLLAAADNTFMLFVHKLPAVFMHALPGAQMVVADLSENEKRADALGKLGLCFGIGMIAGSSLGGTLSTRFGEKFAASFAAVGSFVSLLLVLNFIPKQTKIHTVPESNSMDTNKHTTQLDTKEKGSSNSIFNLGEITRLMKFPGVAKTFTVKIISGLPAGIFQVMFSIIAINFFQLKAEQNGYLMAYFGIVQMVIQGAVIGRLTSRFPESSLLLLSVGISSLVGLAQAMMANVFHFCLIVIPMMFSLSVFNVITDSMLTKSVSPSDTGTMLGLCASVQSLLRTVGPTIGGFLYETYGVPSFGYIQCIINAAVFSFLLSAGGRTQPNKP, from the exons ATGGAGCCGGCAGCGAAACAGAAAGTTATTTACATCACCTACCTCATTGCAGCTCTGGACATCACCTGGCTCTTCCTTCAGTTCTCCATAACACCG TATTTGGCGAGGAGGCTCGGGTTCGATACTATTTGGTTTGGGTATCTGCAGACCACAGTTGGAGTGATTCAGCTGCTTGGAGGCCCTGTTTATGGAAG GTTTGCGGATGTGTTTGGAGCACGTGCAGCTCTCTCTGTATCTTGCTTGGCATCAGTGGTTTATTTCCTACTGTTGGCGGCGGCAGACAACACTTTTATGCTTTTCGTGCACAAACTGCCTGCTGTTTTTATGCATGCACTGCCAG gAGCTCAGATGGTGGTTGCAGATCTGTCAGAGAATGAGAAGCGAGCAGATGCTCTTGGGAAACTCGGCCTCTGCTTTGGCATTGGCATGATCGCAGGATCATCGCTGGGTGGGACCCTCAGCACGCGCTTTGG GGAAAAGTTTGCAGCATCTTTTGCAGCTGTCGgaagttttgtttctttgctgtTGGTGCTGAACTTCATCCCTAAACAGACCAAAATACACACCGTGCCGGAGAGTAACAGTAtggacacaaacaaacacacaactcAGCTAGACACAAAAG aGAAGGGATCATCAAATTCCATATTTAATCTGGGGGAGATCACAAGACTGATGAAATTTCCAGGTGTTGCAAAGACTTTCACAGTGAAGATTATTTCTGGATTGCCAGCAG gtATATTCCAAGTTATGTTCTCCATCATTGCCATAAACTTCTTCCAGCTGAAGGCAGAGCAAAATGGCTATCTGATGGCTTACTTTGGCATAGTACAAATG GTGATCCAAGGTGCTGTAATCGGGCGTCTTACATCTAGATTTCCAGAGTCTTCTTTACTGCTGCTCTCTGTTGGGATATCCAGTTTAGTGGGCCTTGCACAG GCTATGATGGCCAacgtgtttcatttttgtttaatcgTGATACCAATGATGTTTTCTCTGAGTGTCTTCAATGTCATCACAGACAGCATGTTGACCAAGAGTGTGTCCCCGTCTGACACAG gAACCATGCTGGGTCTGTGTGCGTCGGTGCAGTCTCTTTTACGAACGGTTGGCCCGACCATTGGAGGGTTCCTCTATGAGACGTACGGTGTGCCGTCTTTCGGATACATCCAGTGCATCATTAACGCTGCTGTCTTCAGCTTTCTGCTATCCGCTGGAGGGCGCACACAGCCAAACAAGCCATAA
- the slc22a18 gene encoding solute carrier family 22 member 18 isoform X2 — MEPAAKQKVIYITYLIAALDITWLFLQFSITPYLARRLGFDTIWFGYLQTTVGVIQLLGGPVYGRFADVFGARAALSVSCLASVVYFLLLAAADNTFMLFVHKLPAVFMHALPGAQMVVADLSENEKRADALGKLGLCFGIGMIAGSSLGGTLSTRFGEKFAASFAAVGSFVSLLLVLNFIPKQTKIHTVPESNKKGSSNSIFNLGEITRLMKFPGVAKTFTVKIISGLPAGIFQVMFSIIAINFFQLKAEQNGYLMAYFGIVQMVIQGAVIGRLTSRFPESSLLLLSVGISSLVGLAQAMMANVFHFCLIVIPMMFSLSVFNVITDSMLTKSVSPSDTGTMLGLCASVQSLLRTVGPTIGGFLYETYGVPSFGYIQCIINAAVFSFLLSAGGRTQPNKP, encoded by the exons ATGGAGCCGGCAGCGAAACAGAAAGTTATTTACATCACCTACCTCATTGCAGCTCTGGACATCACCTGGCTCTTCCTTCAGTTCTCCATAACACCG TATTTGGCGAGGAGGCTCGGGTTCGATACTATTTGGTTTGGGTATCTGCAGACCACAGTTGGAGTGATTCAGCTGCTTGGAGGCCCTGTTTATGGAAG GTTTGCGGATGTGTTTGGAGCACGTGCAGCTCTCTCTGTATCTTGCTTGGCATCAGTGGTTTATTTCCTACTGTTGGCGGCGGCAGACAACACTTTTATGCTTTTCGTGCACAAACTGCCTGCTGTTTTTATGCATGCACTGCCAG gAGCTCAGATGGTGGTTGCAGATCTGTCAGAGAATGAGAAGCGAGCAGATGCTCTTGGGAAACTCGGCCTCTGCTTTGGCATTGGCATGATCGCAGGATCATCGCTGGGTGGGACCCTCAGCACGCGCTTTGG GGAAAAGTTTGCAGCATCTTTTGCAGCTGTCGgaagttttgtttctttgctgtTGGTGCTGAACTTCATCCCTAAACAGACCAAAATACACACCGTGCCGGAGAGTAACA aGAAGGGATCATCAAATTCCATATTTAATCTGGGGGAGATCACAAGACTGATGAAATTTCCAGGTGTTGCAAAGACTTTCACAGTGAAGATTATTTCTGGATTGCCAGCAG gtATATTCCAAGTTATGTTCTCCATCATTGCCATAAACTTCTTCCAGCTGAAGGCAGAGCAAAATGGCTATCTGATGGCTTACTTTGGCATAGTACAAATG GTGATCCAAGGTGCTGTAATCGGGCGTCTTACATCTAGATTTCCAGAGTCTTCTTTACTGCTGCTCTCTGTTGGGATATCCAGTTTAGTGGGCCTTGCACAG GCTATGATGGCCAacgtgtttcatttttgtttaatcgTGATACCAATGATGTTTTCTCTGAGTGTCTTCAATGTCATCACAGACAGCATGTTGACCAAGAGTGTGTCCCCGTCTGACACAG gAACCATGCTGGGTCTGTGTGCGTCGGTGCAGTCTCTTTTACGAACGGTTGGCCCGACCATTGGAGGGTTCCTCTATGAGACGTACGGTGTGCCGTCTTTCGGATACATCCAGTGCATCATTAACGCTGCTGTCTTCAGCTTTCTGCTATCCGCTGGAGGGCGCACACAGCCAAACAAGCCATAA